ACCCCACGGTGCTCATGATAGTGGACCGCAATGAACTCCAGCAGCAGCTCTTCCAGAACCTGGAATCAGTGGGATTTAATCGAGTTGTTGTAGCTCAAAGCAAGCGTCACCTGCGCGACCTCCTGAAGCATGACACCCGGGGGCTGATTGTCTCAATGATCCACAAATTTGACGACGCTGATGCCAATCTAAACACTAGAAAAAACATCTTTGTACTTGTGGATGAAGCCCACCGCTCCACCGGTGCTAACCTGGGGAACTATCTGATGGGTGCACTGCCCAACGCCACATTCATCGGCTTTACCGGCACACCTGTTGACAAAACAAGCCACGGAAAGGGCACCTTCAAGGTTTTCGGCGGTGGAGATCCTGGTGGTTATCTTGATAAGTATTCCATTCGCGAATCTATCGAAGACGGTTCAACGGTCCCACTTCATTATCAGATGGCTCCCAACGATCTTGTGGTGGACCGAGAGGCGATGGAAAAAGAATTCTGGTCAGCAGCTGAACTTGAGGGCGTGGCCGACGTAGAAGAACTAAACCGTGTTCTTGACCGGGCTGTCACCCTTAAGAACATGCTCAAAAACCCTGACCGGATTGAGAAAATCGCCGCTTTTGTGGCGGACCACTTCCGAAAATATGTGGAACCCATGGGCTACAAGGCCTTTCTGGTAGCGGTAGACCGCGAGGCTTGCTGTTTCTATAAAGAAGCACTCAATCATTACCTACCATCTGAGATGAGTCAGGTACTCATCAGTCGCGGGTATAACGATCCACCCCACATGCGGCGCTACCACATAAATGAAGAGGAAGAAGCTTCTATCCGCAGGGCTTTCCGTAAACCTGATGAAAACCCCAAGATCATAATTGTTACCGATAAGCTTCTTACCGGATACGATGCGCCCATACTGTACTGCATATATCTGGACAAGCCTATGAGAGACCATGTACTGCTACAGGCTATCGCCCGTGTCAACCGTCCCTATGAAGACGAACAAGGCCGTCGTAAGACAAGCGGTTTGATCGTTGACTTCCTTGGCATCTTTAATAATCTGGAGCGCGCACTTGCATTTGACTCAAAAGATGTGGAAGGGGTCGTTCAGGGGCTGGAGGTATTGCAATCCCACTTTTCGGATATGATGCTTGAAGCACGGGAAAAATATCTTCCAATAGCTCAAGGGAAAAACGAAGACAAGGCCGCGGAAGCTGTTTTACTTTATTTTCGGGACAAAGAAATCCGCGAAAAATTCTATCGATTCTTCCGCGAACTTGAAGAAACCTACGAAATTCTCTCACCAGATCCATTTCTTCGCCCTTATCTGGAGGATTACCAGAAGCTGGTAAACATGTATCGTCTCCTAAGAGGCGCTTACGAACCAGGCGTGCCAGTAGACAAGTCATTCCTGCATAAGACTGCTCAAATCGTGCAAAAACACACAACTACAGAAACAATACACGAACCGCACAAAACCTATGAAATCGGGGCTGGAGCGCTTCTGGCTTTGACTAAAAACGATAAACCCGACACAGTAAAGGTGTTCAACCTTCTTAAAGAACTATATCGACTCGTTGAACTTGAAGGTAAAAAGGAACCCTATCTCATTCCCATCGGGGAGCGAGCAGAGGCTATTCGTCGTGCCTTTGAAGAACGACAACTTGACAGTCAGCAGGCTTTAGAACAACTTTCAGAACTGGTTCATGACATTCAGGAAGCACAGACACAGCGACAGAAAAGTGAACTCTCACCGGAAGCTTTTGCTGTAGCCTGGTGGCTAAGAGTGCAAAAGGGAATTGACGCAAAACAGGCTGAAAAGCTGGCCGCTTCTTTGGAACCCGCCTTCCGAGACTTTCCCCACTGGGCTGTAAGTGCAACTCATGAGCGTGAACTACGCAAAAAGATTTACAAAGAGCTAATCAACGCGGGTATAAAGGATGTGGTTGCCTGGACCGACGAGATGTTCACCTTACTCCGAAAGGCTACGACATGAAGAAAAACAAAAACAATCCAATAGAAACTTTTCATGAAAATGTTACCCGGGATATCCTTATTGCTGAGGTACTCACCTGGGCTCGGCGTGTAGGCGTGGAAGATCGACTGCGAGAAATTCAAATTCGCCCCATGAAGCAAAAGTGGGCAAGCATATCCACCCGAGGAAGACTTACCTTGAATCTTGAACTTTTGAACCAGCCTGCTTCATTTCGCCATGAAGTCATCGTGCACGAACTCGTACACCTCAAGCTCGGGTACGGTGCTCACAATAAGCTTTTTAAAGCCCTTGTGCGAGCAATTCTTCACCAAACCACATAGATATTGAGCCTATCCTTTTTACGATCCCCCGATTTTTAGCCTGTGCTCTGCTGCTTCTAAAATGGCTTTGAGAAGTTCAGAATAAGACATTCCAGCAATACCTGCCATCTTTGCAAGATGTCCGTCCCAACACCAGCCGGGATTGGGATTTACCTCAAGGAGTTTAGGATTACCTTCTGCATCAAGCCTCCAGTCAAATCGGCAGTAATCTTTGCAATCCAGCCTCTCAAACAGCCTCAAACAACACCCCACAATGAATTTTTCTGTTTCCTCTGGAAGATTGGCGCGTATAGACTTAATGTTCCAGTAGGGAGAATCCGGAAGCCACTTGGCTTCGTACCCGCATATTTTGGGAAGCTCAGGCGGTAGAGCCGAGTAATCTTCCTCAATAACAGGCAAAACTCTGTAATCTTCTGGGGGATTCCCAATGATTCCCACGCTCAGATCTTTCCCCGTAAGGAATTCTTCCACTAAAATTGGTTTATCATAACCAAATTTTTTCCGAACTTCGGAAATTGTAGTCAAGAGTTCTTCAAAACTGTTTGCAACACTCTTTTGCGTAATTCCAAAACTTGAATCTCCAAAGTTGGGTTTCACGATGACTGGAAAACTTAAAGGAAGCTCAAATATTATGTCTTCAGGGTTTATAAGAACGGCAGAAGGTACGGGGATTCCCATTTCTCTTGCAACACCGCGCACGAGGGATTTGTCGTAACAATTAATAAGTGCCCGTGGCCCTGAACCAGTGTATGGAATACCAAGCATTTCCAGCAAAGCTGGTATATGGGCCTCCTTCCGTGGGTCGTTGTAATAACCTTCATCACACAAGTTAAATACGAAATCTATCTTGGGTTTCAGTTTCATCAGGTCATTAATCAGGGTATCATGATTGGTCAGGTAGGTAAAATTATATCCTTTAAGCTCCCTTAGAGCGTCCTTCAGTTGATCAATCGTGTAGAGGTCATCATCATCAAAAACACTTAAGGGCTTAAGTGGATCTGGCTTCTGTGGATCGCCGAGAAGGACGACTACATTCCTGGTTGCCTTCGTTTCCTTCTTTTTAACCGGTGTCCATTGCTTTTTAGCCACAGCAGTCACAACGATTCTTCTTTCCATCATCCCCAAATCCTGCTTCCTTTGAGAATCAGGTGAGATTTCTCCGTGAAACGTTACGTCACTGAAACCCACAGTTTTTAAAAGCTCGCTCAGGCTATCATGAGTATAAAGCCTTTCTGCATAAAACTGGTCTGCTATAACGCCTTTTTCCACATGAGTAATTATTTCTCTTGATATTAAACGCTGTTTGTCCAGGGAAAGATAGCGCTCCCTGCAAACAAAATACTTTTTGTCTAACCACTCCCACGATCTGGGCTGAAAGTTTTCCCTCAGATATTCACCATTAGCTACATCTATAAGAAGCCTTCCCCAGGGTTTGAGAACTCTGAAAACCTCTTTTAGAACTCTAAGATCCTCCTGAATCGTCTCAAAATAGCCAAAGCTGTTTCCCAGAATTAGCACAACATCAAAAGTATCAGGTGGATACGGCAGTTTTCTGGCATCTCCTTCCCTAAATTTGACATTTAAGTTTTCCTTTTTCGCCTGTGTTTTTGCCTTTTGAATCAGGTAGTGTGACCGGTCTAATCCTTCAACATTTTGAAAACCGCGCCTTGCCAGTTCTAAAGAATGACGGCCCTGTCCGCAGCATAAATCCAGAATTTTATCGTCTGGTGAAAGTCTGAGGATTTCCGAGAATATATCCACCTCCGCCTTAGTGATAAGCATATCATCCACCACATCTGCATCCGTTTTCAGGTAGAGTGAATTGAAAATCCGTCGCCACCAGTCTGGTGGCACCTGTTCTTCCACGTTAACCACAGGGCCGAGACACCTGGGGCCTTTTTCATTGACTGCCCTTTTTCGGACTATTTTAGGCTTGGATAATTTTTCATCCATATTTTACCCCCTGAAGGGTGATGTATAGCCTGAGTTTATAGGAATATTTAAAGTTTCGCCGTAAGGCGAAATCTGATTAGAAAAGGCGGCAAACTTGCGTCTACCGCCAGGTAACGGTATTTCCTCGTCCATCTAATCCCCCGCCAATGTAAGTGCTTTATTATAATCTTCACCTTTTGAAAAAAAGCAAGTTTTACTTCCTGCGTTTTCCAGGCCTTTCAGCATGCTTATCATTCAAATTTTGAAAACTTCGTTTGTAACTTTTCCAAAATTTGACAAAAGCCGGCATTGTAAACAAAAATGTGTCAAGGGGAGGGAAAGCTCCTTTGGGGGAGAGATAAAAATGACTAACAGGTCAATCACAAAAAATTTTTAAGGGATAAAAGAAGAAATTTTAAGGGAGAAGCGAGCGGAATATTCAAGGGAGCATCAAGAGACAGAGAAGAACGGGGATTACACAGGAAATCCAAGGACGATAGTAGGAGAGATATACCGTGATATTTTTTACACGAAGGAAAAGATGTGGAAAACGATTATTCAGGGCTCTAAGGAACCAAAGATTAAAGAGAATAAAGATGATAATAAGCGATGATTCAAGAGAATTGAGAGAGGCGATAGGAGATGAATTTCCAGAGGCAAAGCATCAATTATTCCGGTTTCATTTAAAGATAAATATAAACAACCGGGTAAGAAAAAGAGATTTGGGAAAAATACTATAAGACCTAAATGAAATAATCAAGGCCAATGGAAATCGGAAGGAGAAAAGAAGTTAACAGAGTTCATATTATCCACCGCTATACGTTGTTAGCTAATACCCATCACTTTTTCTCCTTTGTGGATTCTACCAGTTGTATCTTTTTAAAAGAAAGGATGAGAGCATAGATAGAGATAAAGACCAAGGGGAGATGTAACACTCCATTCCACCACAAAATATCGGGCTTAATCAAAAAATTCTCTACCATATTCCAGAAACCAATGATTATTCCAGCGAGGCTTGTAACCCTAAGGGTTACGATATTAACCTTGGGATAATAAAAAGTGAGTATTCCAAGATATACAGGCGTCATGGTACAAAAGGCTAAACCCGCTGGGTTTGTGAATAAATAAACAAGATTAAAATCAGGTTTCATTGATTCAAGGTTTACTGGATACCAGAAGGCTAAAAATGCTAATGGGACAACCCAATATCTTGTAATAGGTAGTTTTTGAGGAGTGAAATTATTTTTATTAACAGATGCCTCCCAGAACCAGAAGATGGAAACAAGTATCATGAGGATGAAATTACCTGTCACCATTCCAAAACCATATTTATCGGTTATCGCGATACCTTGAAGAAATGCAAAAAGAAGATAATTAATACCAACATAAAAAGAAAAGATTCTGCCAATTCGATTTCCATACAAAATTAAAGCAAAAACTAAAATAATTGGAATAATTTTGAAAACAGGATACAAAGGAGAGCAAAATCTAAGCAAGGAATTCTGGCGTATATGTCTTATAATTTCACCTATTTTAGAAGGATCAAATCCTTTTGTAACAATCGGTGGACTTATCGTTCCGACCAGAATAAAAAGAACTAAAAACCACCATTTACGAGTTATTAATTCAAGTGTCCCTTGAATTTTTTCAAGATTTTCTTTTTTCATAATCTTCACCTCCCTTGATTAATCCGATTGCGTATAACATTTTGCGGACATACGAAGTCCCGACGATACTCGGGATTTGGGCGGAGGTGCGAAGCACCGTAGCCGTATGTCTGCTGTTAGGCGACATCAGCCGTATTGTCTCTCTCACAATCTTCAAGATAGAGTTTTCCACTCCAATCTTTCTCTCGTAAGTATAAATATACCCATCTATTGTTAGTGGCTTTGCTCACAGCCTCGCACCACTTTAAAGCAGCGATATTCTTATCAGGAACCTGAATCTCCTCCCTTCCCTTGGTTTCAATAAGATAATACCCATGATTTGTTTTCACAATAAAATCTGGATA
The nucleotide sequence above comes from bacterium. Encoded proteins:
- a CDS encoding HsdR family type I site-specific deoxyribonuclease, coding for MTLGSERKAVQNPFLRYAQEVGWKYLPPEEALRLRGGEDSPILRTVLIEQLQRLNPGAVDSVAKAEEIIARLVRVRPNIEGNLEAWEYLKGLKTVFVEAERREKNIRLIDPKNVEANTFHITDEFRFISGHTGIRADIVLLVNGIPVVVVETKAATRSEGIAEAFDQIRRYHEQGPELMAQAQLFALTHLVRFFYGPTWNLSRKALFNWKDEQAGDFETLVKTFLAPRRLLRLLTDYILFVRKDGELSKAVLRPHQMRAAEKVIVRAADPEKRRGLIWHTQGSGKTYTMITVAKLLLEDPHFENPTVLMIVDRNELQQQLFQNLESVGFNRVVVAQSKRHLRDLLKHDTRGLIVSMIHKFDDADANLNTRKNIFVLVDEAHRSTGANLGNYLMGALPNATFIGFTGTPVDKTSHGKGTFKVFGGGDPGGYLDKYSIRESIEDGSTVPLHYQMAPNDLVVDREAMEKEFWSAAELEGVADVEELNRVLDRAVTLKNMLKNPDRIEKIAAFVADHFRKYVEPMGYKAFLVAVDREACCFYKEALNHYLPSEMSQVLISRGYNDPPHMRRYHINEEEEASIRRAFRKPDENPKIIIVTDKLLTGYDAPILYCIYLDKPMRDHVLLQAIARVNRPYEDEQGRRKTSGLIVDFLGIFNNLERALAFDSKDVEGVVQGLEVLQSHFSDMMLEAREKYLPIAQGKNEDKAAEAVLLYFRDKEIREKFYRFFRELEETYEILSPDPFLRPYLEDYQKLVNMYRLLRGAYEPGVPVDKSFLHKTAQIVQKHTTTETIHEPHKTYEIGAGALLALTKNDKPDTVKVFNLLKELYRLVELEGKKEPYLIPIGERAEAIRRAFEERQLDSQQALEQLSELVHDIQEAQTQRQKSELSPEAFAVAWWLRVQKGIDAKQAEKLAASLEPAFRDFPHWAVSATHERELRKKIYKELINAGIKDVVAWTDEMFTLLRKATT
- a CDS encoding M48 family metallopeptidase; this translates as MKKNKNNPIETFHENVTRDILIAEVLTWARRVGVEDRLREIQIRPMKQKWASISTRGRLTLNLELLNQPASFRHEVIVHELVHLKLGYGAHNKLFKALVRAILHQTT
- a CDS encoding methyltransferase domain-containing protein: MDEKLSKPKIVRKRAVNEKGPRCLGPVVNVEEQVPPDWWRRIFNSLYLKTDADVVDDMLITKAEVDIFSEILRLSPDDKILDLCCGQGRHSLELARRGFQNVEGLDRSHYLIQKAKTQAKKENLNVKFREGDARKLPYPPDTFDVVLILGNSFGYFETIQEDLRVLKEVFRVLKPWGRLLIDVANGEYLRENFQPRSWEWLDKKYFVCRERYLSLDKQRLISREIITHVEKGVIADQFYAERLYTHDSLSELLKTVGFSDVTFHGEISPDSQRKQDLGMMERRIVVTAVAKKQWTPVKKKETKATRNVVVLLGDPQKPDPLKPLSVFDDDDLYTIDQLKDALRELKGYNFTYLTNHDTLINDLMKLKPKIDFVFNLCDEGYYNDPRKEAHIPALLEMLGIPYTGSGPRALINCYDKSLVRGVAREMGIPVPSAVLINPEDIIFELPLSFPVIVKPNFGDSSFGITQKSVANSFEELLTTISEVRKKFGYDKPILVEEFLTGKDLSVGIIGNPPEDYRVLPVIEEDYSALPPELPKICGYEAKWLPDSPYWNIKSIRANLPEETEKFIVGCCLRLFERLDCKDYCRFDWRLDAEGNPKLLEVNPNPGWCWDGHLAKMAGIAGMSYSELLKAILEAAEHRLKIGGS